In a genomic window of Curtobacterium sp. MCBD17_035:
- a CDS encoding ABC transporter ATP-binding protein has translation MTTPTAYDTATDAPVLVVDGLTVAFTVEDEEVVAVDHASFTVGRGEVVAVVGESGSGKSMTAMTVMGIAPEGARTSGAVRLGDLDVVGADEPTLRRVRGRRVSMIFQDPMAALNPVFSIGFQLAEAVRRADPGLRDRDAVRVRCVELLRMVEVPDPEHRIRQYPHELSGGQCQRVMIAMALAADPDLLIADEPTTALDVTVQAEVLDVLRRLRARTGASILLITHDMGVVADLADRVVVMRNGRVVETGDVADVFHHPAAEYTRELLAAVPRMGETGREAVPTATTPVPDAVLAVRGLVVEYGSRLRGRFRAVDDVTFTVGRGEIVGLVGESGSGKTTIGRAAVGLAPITAGTVTVVGTDVGTARRADRRAMRRRVGVVFQNPMLSLNPRYTVAQTIAEPLRHILGLDPAEVDVRVDRLLTDVGLGPGWRHRYPHELSGGQRQRIAIARAVALDPALLIADEPTSALDVSVQARVLDVFRELQERLGFACLFVTHDLAVVDSLCDRVVVLNHGRLVESGTRERILRSPEDAYTRRLIAAAPVPDPIEQAARREARLAS, from the coding sequence ATGACGACACCGACCGCGTACGACACCGCGACGGACGCACCCGTCCTCGTCGTCGACGGCCTCACCGTCGCGTTCACGGTCGAGGACGAGGAGGTCGTCGCCGTCGACCACGCCTCGTTCACCGTCGGCCGCGGCGAGGTCGTCGCCGTCGTCGGGGAGTCGGGGTCGGGCAAGAGCATGACCGCCATGACGGTCATGGGCATCGCGCCCGAGGGAGCGCGGACGTCGGGAGCGGTCCGACTCGGCGATCTCGACGTCGTCGGCGCGGACGAGCCGACGCTCCGCCGGGTCCGTGGCCGGCGGGTGTCGATGATCTTCCAGGACCCGATGGCCGCGCTCAACCCGGTGTTCTCCATCGGGTTCCAGCTCGCCGAGGCGGTGCGCCGGGCCGACCCGGGCCTCCGCGACCGGGACGCCGTGCGCGTGCGGTGCGTCGAGCTGCTCCGCATGGTCGAGGTGCCGGACCCGGAGCACCGGATCCGGCAGTACCCCCACGAACTGTCCGGGGGCCAGTGCCAGCGCGTCATGATCGCGATGGCGCTCGCCGCGGACCCGGACCTCCTCATCGCGGACGAACCGACGACGGCGCTCGACGTGACGGTGCAGGCCGAGGTGCTCGACGTCCTCCGCCGGCTCCGCGCACGCACCGGGGCGAGCATCCTGCTCATCACCCACGACATGGGCGTCGTGGCGGACCTGGCCGACCGCGTCGTCGTGATGCGCAACGGGCGCGTGGTCGAGACCGGCGACGTCGCGGACGTCTTCCACCACCCCGCCGCCGAGTACACGCGTGAGCTGCTCGCCGCCGTCCCGCGCATGGGCGAGACCGGCCGGGAGGCCGTGCCCACCGCCACCACGCCCGTCCCGGACGCGGTCCTCGCGGTCCGCGGCCTCGTGGTCGAGTACGGCAGTCGCCTCCGCGGGCGGTTCCGGGCGGTCGACGACGTCACGTTCACGGTGGGGCGTGGTGAGATCGTCGGCCTGGTCGGGGAGTCCGGCAGCGGCAAGACCACGATCGGACGGGCCGCGGTGGGACTCGCACCCATCACCGCCGGCACGGTCACGGTCGTGGGGACGGACGTCGGGACGGCGCGTCGTGCCGACCGGCGTGCGATGCGTCGGCGGGTCGGCGTCGTGTTCCAGAACCCGATGCTCTCGCTCAACCCCCGGTACACGGTCGCGCAGACGATCGCCGAGCCGCTCCGCCACATCCTCGGGCTGGACCCCGCGGAAGTCGACGTGCGCGTCGACCGACTGCTCACCGACGTCGGGCTCGGCCCCGGGTGGCGACACCGGTACCCGCACGAGCTCTCGGGCGGGCAGCGGCAGCGGATCGCGATCGCCCGCGCGGTGGCGCTCGATCCGGCACTCCTCATCGCCGACGAGCCGACGAGCGCCCTCGACGTGTCCGTGCAGGCGCGGGTGCTCGACGTGTTCCGCGAACTGCAGGAGCGCCTGGGGTTCGCCTGCCTCTTCGTGACCCACGACCTCGCCGTCGTCGACTCGCTCTGCGACCGCGTCGTCGTGCTCAACCACGGGCGGCTGGTGGAGTCGGGGACCCGCGAACGCATCCTCCGCTCGCCCGAGGACGCGTACACCCGCCGGCTCATCGCGGCCGCTCCCGTGCCTGACCCGATCGAGCAGGCCGCCCGGCGGGAGGCCCGTCTGGCCAGCTGA
- a CDS encoding transcriptional regulator, which translates to MSTDERTPADATGVGPVLDPARQAFVEEFAIMLQGSGFPLMDGRVLAYLIMTRAPYSSSADIAAGLEASSGAVSMATRHLVVSGFIKRHFVPGERSHYFRAENDVWGSWLAGERRYLDRERDVIEQGLAALGDSDDPADAPIRERLVNGRDYMTWLHSHHRKMLAEWEAFKAARDAGTDPEERP; encoded by the coding sequence ATGAGCACGGACGAGCGGACCCCCGCCGACGCCACCGGTGTCGGCCCCGTCCTCGACCCCGCCCGCCAGGCGTTCGTCGAGGAGTTCGCGATCATGCTCCAGGGGTCGGGGTTCCCGCTCATGGACGGACGGGTGCTCGCGTACCTCATCATGACGCGCGCGCCGTACTCGTCGTCGGCGGACATCGCGGCCGGGCTCGAGGCGAGTTCCGGCGCGGTGTCGATGGCCACGCGGCACCTCGTCGTGTCGGGGTTCATCAAGCGGCACTTCGTCCCGGGCGAGCGCAGCCACTACTTCCGCGCCGAGAACGACGTGTGGGGGAGCTGGCTCGCGGGGGAGCGTCGCTACCTCGACCGCGAGCGCGACGTGATCGAGCAGGGTCTCGCGGCACTCGGCGACTCGGACGACCCCGCCGACGCACCGATCCGCGAACGCCTGGTCAACGGACGCGACTACATGACGTGGCTGCACAGCCACCACCGCAAGATGCTCGCGGAGTGGGAGGCGTTCAAGGCCGCCCGCGACGCCGGCACCGACCCCGAGGAGCGACCATGA
- a CDS encoding response regulator transcription factor, producing MTDGPDAPRIRAVVVDDAVLLREGLTRVLDEAGIAVVAQYGDAVTFLASLPEVRPDVVVMDVRMPPSYTDEGVRAAVAARRMVPGIGVLLLSQYVEASYAEELLADGSSGLGYLLKDRVTRLDEIDDAIRRIASGGTVLDPEVVTELMGRRRDPLAALTPRERDVLALMAEGRSNAAIARTLVIGTGAVEKHVSNIFAKLGLEDTGDDHRRVLAVLASLR from the coding sequence ATGACCGACGGCCCGGATGCACCTCGCATCCGGGCCGTCGTCGTCGACGACGCGGTCCTCCTGCGCGAAGGCCTCACGCGCGTCCTCGACGAGGCCGGGATCGCGGTCGTCGCGCAGTACGGTGACGCGGTGACGTTCCTCGCGAGCCTGCCGGAGGTCCGACCGGACGTCGTCGTGATGGACGTCCGCATGCCGCCGAGCTACACGGACGAGGGTGTGCGCGCCGCGGTCGCGGCCCGTCGCATGGTGCCGGGCATCGGGGTGCTCCTCCTCTCGCAGTACGTCGAGGCGTCGTACGCCGAGGAGCTCCTGGCGGACGGATCGAGCGGGCTCGGCTACCTGCTCAAGGACCGCGTCACGCGCCTCGACGAGATCGACGACGCGATCCGGCGCATCGCGAGCGGCGGAACGGTGCTCGATCCCGAGGTCGTGACGGAGCTCATGGGGCGTCGGCGTGACCCGCTCGCCGCCCTGACACCGCGCGAGCGGGACGTCCTCGCGCTCATGGCCGAGGGGCGCTCGAACGCCGCGATCGCACGCACCCTCGTGATCGGGACCGGCGCCGTCGAGAAGCACGTGTCGAACATCTTCGCCAAGCTCGGACTCGAGGACACCGGCGACGACCACCGTCGTGTCCTCGCCGTCCTCGCGTCCCTGCGATGA
- a CDS encoding sensor histidine kinase, with product MTETARIDTAETVPMPSDQLPSAASGGVPASGSAPASAPGRIPGTRLGDVPPSGPDDGAVPPGGGGGGDGTPRRSFYRDAWRHVPRDFGYLAFTALLLGTVYSVFPLVILHGTAGQVLNPISLVLFLASLFVARWLGAFEQLRMSWAEPERFRPVDWTPRWRQNWFLRIVSAVANPHYWLYLLHAVVVYPLVACITIGAGATLVAGVVAPVGAGFAAITHGWQINQYLAHQGIGQTWPWVVGAIACAVSVTAAVLLFPLWTRGAVLAHYWVDRALLGGFRSEVLQQRVVGLQASRAGAVTAEGQALRQIERDLHDGPQQRLVRLRMDLAAAERAFERDPERARGLMAEASGHAKDALDELRALSRGFAPPILLDRGLVAALEALVSRTPLPVDLDVRLPDGFVLPTEIERNLYFTVSELLTNTTKHAEASSAEVSITLTSDADGQPVLELRVRDDGRGGAAVQEGHGILGLMGRMRALDGELSVSSPAGGPTDAVARIPLGALRGTPTTMPGGPSSSTTGPVAPAAGPTAAP from the coding sequence ATGACCGAAACAGCTCGCATCGACACCGCGGAGACCGTGCCCATGCCCTCCGACCAGCTCCCGTCGGCCGCGTCGGGCGGCGTGCCCGCGTCCGGCAGCGCGCCCGCGTCCGCTCCCGGCCGCATACCCGGGACCCGACTCGGCGACGTCCCCCCGTCCGGCCCGGACGACGGCGCCGTCCCGCCCGGCGGTGGGGGTGGTGGCGACGGCACCCCGCGCCGCTCCTTCTACCGGGACGCCTGGAGGCACGTCCCCCGCGACTTCGGGTACCTCGCGTTCACGGCGCTGCTCCTCGGCACCGTGTACTCCGTGTTCCCCCTCGTGATCCTGCACGGGACCGCCGGGCAGGTGCTCAACCCGATCTCGCTCGTGCTGTTCCTGGCGTCGCTGTTCGTCGCGCGATGGCTCGGCGCGTTCGAGCAGCTCCGGATGAGCTGGGCCGAGCCCGAGCGCTTCCGCCCCGTCGACTGGACACCGCGGTGGCGACAGAACTGGTTCCTCCGGATCGTGTCGGCCGTGGCGAACCCGCACTACTGGCTGTACCTGCTGCACGCGGTCGTCGTCTACCCGCTCGTCGCGTGCATCACGATCGGCGCCGGTGCCACCCTCGTCGCCGGCGTCGTGGCCCCGGTCGGCGCCGGGTTCGCCGCCATCACCCACGGGTGGCAGATCAACCAGTACCTCGCCCATCAGGGGATCGGCCAGACCTGGCCCTGGGTGGTCGGCGCGATCGCGTGCGCGGTGTCGGTGACGGCAGCGGTCCTCCTGTTCCCGCTGTGGACCCGCGGCGCGGTGCTCGCGCACTACTGGGTGGACCGAGCACTCCTCGGCGGCTTCCGGTCCGAGGTGCTGCAGCAGCGCGTCGTCGGGCTGCAGGCGTCGCGGGCCGGTGCCGTCACCGCCGAGGGCCAGGCGCTCCGTCAGATCGAGCGTGACCTGCACGACGGACCGCAGCAGCGGCTCGTCCGGCTGCGGATGGACCTCGCGGCGGCCGAGCGCGCGTTCGAGCGTGACCCCGAGCGTGCCCGCGGGCTCATGGCCGAGGCGTCCGGGCACGCGAAGGACGCCCTCGACGAGCTCCGTGCGCTGTCCCGGGGGTTCGCGCCGCCGATCCTGCTCGACCGCGGGCTCGTCGCGGCACTCGAGGCGCTCGTGTCCCGGACGCCCTTGCCCGTCGACCTCGACGTGCGGCTGCCGGACGGGTTCGTGCTGCCGACCGAGATCGAGCGCAACCTGTACTTCACGGTGAGCGAGCTCCTGACGAACACCACGAAGCACGCGGAGGCGTCCTCCGCCGAGGTCTCGATCACCCTGACGTCCGACGCCGACGGTCAGCCGGTGCTCGAACTCCGGGTCCGGGACGACGGCCGGGGTGGTGCCGCCGTGCAGGAGGGCCACGGGATCCTCGGGCTCATGGGGCGGATGCGCGCGCTCGACGGCGAGCTGTCGGTGTCGAGCCCGGCGGGTGGCCCGACCGACGCCGTGGCGCGGATCCCGCTCGGCGCGCTGCGGGGTACGCCGACGACGATGCCGGGAGGCCCGTCCTCGTCCACCACAGGTCCGGTCGCGCCCGCCGCGGGACCGACCGCGGCGCCGTGA